The Gossypium hirsutum isolate 1008001.06 chromosome D07, Gossypium_hirsutum_v2.1, whole genome shotgun sequence genome includes the window gtcataagtgtgttgtCCTCATAGGATTATTCTTAATCTCTTTTTATTAAATCTATTCACCTAATGTGATCTCATTGTATCTAATGGTCACCATTGCATCTTCCacaatgaaaaaaatttattactaacaaatagtaacAATAATTATTCGTACCTAACAAATGACCCATGACAACGTTCAGTTTTCATAATCCATGCactgccaatgagaggatattttttactctttaattgagctatgaattccaacTTTGTAAATGAAGTCATGTCATACATTAGACATATAGCCAACATACCAACTTTTGGCTTTGACATCGACTAATCTCAGGCTTTTAATATACAAAGtatatgagttacatacgcataaTCAGTCACTTAGGATTGATGTAAACCATACTATGAACTTCACAAGTGAATttatccataaacggattcaggatTAATTCAACTTAGGTCATGTCTGATGTATTGTCAATTCTGACAATAACACTTACGTCTCTATCTTTATAGGAATCATCCGCTCTGATACCCAATGCAAGGTATCTCccaaattggacttgatagacaatagAATAGTCCATTGACTCAGTTGCTCATTTTGATTCTTTAGACTATGAAcaatttagattatctactaatataagttgtctacTCGCATTATAATCTGACCCTAtgatgcaacttaatattagttaaacctCAGGTAATCAGTAAgccaatttttattttgttcattttactTTTCATTCAAAAACCAGTAATGATAACATACGAAAGATAATAATTTAACTATggtattttattaaccaatttatttGAAAACTTACAAGCATGATTGATGAAATAACTACACTAGGGCACAAAATCCCATTAGATCTATCATATATTAACAAACAACTATAACATTTGAAGTTCCAAATGAAGCTTTTAAACAGAAAGGAGATTCATGTTCTTTAGTACAAGACTGATTTATTTTCTTGAGACCTACGATGCCTTTGCATTTTTTGGGGGAAAAGGGAGAGAATGAGTTGAGTAATGAAGTTAAGGGGAATATgaagtatgatttttttttttgataatgtgatacttttactttttttttgttagattttattGGCATGTATTTAAGTTATTTTGACTTTTGCTATGTtactatggttttttttttgttaatgctTCTTTATTCATTTGCATTGAGAATtgatttcgtagttcttttacttagTTGATTTATTAGattaagggggagtgttatgtTAAAGATCATTTTAGCTTGCTTAGATGAGTTATATTGTTTTATAAACAAAATGTCGAAAGGGCAAATTGTTAGTGTTAGTTAACATTTTCCAAATGCAACTAATTCAATTGTAATTTAGCTTGGATTTTAAAGGGAATGTAACTTGCCATATTTTCTTAGCCTTTTTTATCCAAAATACTTGGAATCTTTAAAAACATAATTGAAGGTTTTTAGTAGCACTTTTCTCAagtcaaaacatggagaaaatcaAGTCAAGGATATTTTTAAGACTTCCAAAGTGATCAAGCTTCCTTAATTGAAGAGATTTATTTTACAAAGAAGATTACATCGAGACTATCTCTGCTAATTCTATTTCATATTAAAGACTTTACATAGTTAAATTCAAGGAGATAAAGATTCACATTAATTATAACTTTGCAAGccattatatgtttatttaagaGAAGACTTGTTATTGACAGTTTTATGTACGATATTGAGAGCATTTATCTTGTTTGTGTGAAAAACTTATTTTAATGCATAATTATTGTAAACAAAATATTCTCACTATATAGTTTGTAActaagaaccaaagaacacacaTACTAAATTAGTTGAAATTACACTTTGTATATATGCTAAATTGTACTTTTATTATGATTGAAGTTATGGAAAGTTATTTcgcatataaattattatatttcattaataGGGTTAAATTAGTTGCATGTGAATGTAggatatgattaaaatattttaattatataaaaatatgacacgtgttattttttcaattttgtttgtaGAGCCTAAAAGTTCTTTTGATCGTGCATAGAATAATTACCTTTTCAATAAAGAAAACAATCTCATACACAACCTATGGAGTTTTTTGGACTCCACAAGTGGATTAAGAGTGTGACATGTGTCCTATAGGACATgctaaaaaagtaaataaaaaatgaatatataaataaaaagaacactTATTACATCGTTAACCCGCTTGTGGAAACTCTACAAGGctatgtatcaaataattacccTTTCAATAAGGAAAACTATATAATACATGGCCTATGGagttttttagactccacaagcgAGTTAAGGATATGACAAATGTCCTATgaggtatattttaaaaaaaattaaatatttaaataaaacagaCACTTGTCAATCTTTAACTCGCTTATGGAGTCCAAAAACTTCATAAACTATATATCAAATAACTACTTGACTTGCgactataaaataaatacattaacattcaatatttagtcattttcattaaATTAGTAACTAATAAATCACAAAAAGTTTGATAACatcaatttgtataaaaatatctAAAGAGCTGTGCCCTTTTCTTTACATGAAGAATTACATAGATGGAGCAAAGCAAACAGTTTGTCTCACCATTGTCCTAGTAGAAAATTATCCCAATAAcctcaaagaaagaaaaatatcttCAAACCTCTGCGAACTATACTTGATATTAAGTTtggtaaataacattaaaagttTCCTAAGGATAAGGAAATATCTTGAAAAGCCTCTTCACGGTATAAAAAAAGATATCAAGTTTGGTAAATAACATTAAAGACACATGAAAATGTTAGCGTAAAACCCATGTGCTTCCACCTTCAAATTTTAGTCCAATGAAAGAAACCTTTGGGCATCACTTATTTTATCCATATGATTTGATAGCTGCACAAACCTAAATATATTTCAATTCCATGTACGGACCTTGTACTATAAATGTATATTTGagattattactttaaaaaattaattaaaagcagATTGAAATCTCAATACAGTTGGCATTAGCATTGTTGTCAGTATAAAAGGGCGTGGGTTCGAGTGCGATGAAGTacattatcatcttatttaagggttggagaGGGGCTACGAgtaattttagatattatatcAAAAAAACAAATACTAAGAATCATGATACTACATTCATATGAAAATTCAAGATTTAGTGCATTAACTCAAAGTATCATTACTTTGAACTTCAAACAGATTTGAAATGTAAAACTCTttgatattttcaatttaatgGAAAAAAAACAAAGGGTCATTTAGTGTTTTCGTGTATATATGTTCAAAATCTGTTTACATGCAAATTAAGCAAAAAAGATGTTGGGTTTTTTTCCCGTACAGGTTTGGCAAAGGTTACAAAGCAAGATTTGGGAAGATAAGTCACGTTTTTAGGTCAAACAAAAGACAATTTGATGTTGGCATTGTATCAAAGCACTAAAGCGAAGCCTTTTGGCATTTGGGCCACACTTGGGATAATGGCAATGGAACGAGTGAGATGTTGTTAAATTCACTATGGTTCCATTGTTGGTATGCTTTATTTCATCACTTACCTCGCTTTATTATggatatataattttgaaaatcaCTGTTATTTTCATGAATGTTGAATGTATCCATCACAGTCCCACCTCACtttgtttcaatttaatttttactatttatctttaatattttcaatcttttGAAAGTCAACTAAATATTTCAACGTAAAGCATacagatttttttataatatattattatatttttacttatttaatagtctatatataagaataaaatgatattttcataTAGTGAAACAGGATGAGCTAGGACAAGCAATTACCATGATCACTTCATTAAAAGTAAATTGGTTTAAAATTCATCACGTGGATTTTGTCATTCCTAGTCAAACcgtataaattaaattaagaaaacataaaataaaaataaaaagctaaAGCTTAGCTATTCATTTTCCCTTTATAACCAATCactgttttaaataaaaaaaaggttttatCACCATTTTAGGGTTTGCCTTAGCTTAATGGCAAtagctttaatatatatatatataacactaaaCTCTAATGTGTTGTTAAGGCAGTTTAGAGAATCATTTCACAACGACCAGTCTAGGGTTTACTATTGAGAAATTAAATAAGAACAAATCAGAAATACCCATTCTCAAGTAAGAAGCTATGCTATAAATATGTAATTTAGGGTTAGGGCTATGTCCAATACATGAGACTAAAAGGTTCTCCTTCTCTTAGTATAGTATTCTgaaatttctctctctttttttacttCCCTTTTTATGACCTTTTTATGcgtttttctttttgtgtttgaTCATTGATCGAAATTTGATTATTGGATTTCAGTACGATTTGGGAATCGATCGACGAAAATGAGGAAGCGACAAGTGGTACTGAGAAGGGAGGAGCCACCAAGAAGCAGCAGCACCAATTCATCGTTGACAAGTAGAAGTGTGAGATATGCAGAGTGCCAAAAGAATCATGCCGCCGGGGTCGGAGGTTATGCTGTTGATGGGTGCCGGGAATTCATGGCCAGCGGTGAAGAAGGAACAACTGCAGCCCTTACTTGTGCTGCTTGCGGCTGCCATAGGAATTTCCATAGAAGGGAAGTTGAAACTGAGGTAGCTTGTGACTGTTCATCACCTCCTCCTTCCAATGGAGCATAATATATATGTAGCTTTATTAAATAAAATCAGTTCTCATGCTTGTATAAATGGAAGGCTTTAATAATGTAATCTACCTATATATTTGCATtctgcttttatatatatatatatatgtttcttgAAAGAATGGGTTTCTTTCATAGCTTTTTTTCTATCATATTAAGAGATCAAAAGTATTtgtatttatgtttgtttttatgaAGACATTAATGGGTGTTTTCTTCCATGATTGATGATCAATGGTTGACCTTtgcttgaaaattttagattatattttagtggATCATAAATTAGCTCAGTACTTAGATAATGATTTTGGCTAACTACAATAAGAGTTTTCATGATCTGCTTATGAAAAATTCACTACTTTTAAAGTGATTGTagtttttattttggaaattcatgattcttaattagaaattaatggtaaaagtatcatagaaatCCCTATATTaagagtcagattgtattttctTCTCTCTACTCAAAAAAGACAAACTAATCCCTATTcattaaaataaagagaaaatttgtccttcctgttaaaaattttatccatttaaaCGATTAAAAACTGGCGAGGTTGTTGGAATAACTAGACAGTGACATGTGATGTGTCACGTGCACCCCATGCTGTTGTATAGGAACCaatttttaacaacaaaaatggatgaaatttttaacagaatgatcgattttctctttaatctaatgtacggGGACTTATTTGTCCATTTTTTAAAGTAGAAAgataaaatacaatctgactcctaATACGAGAACCCCTTTTACCAAAATTAATAACTGAATGATTAATTAACCTATGGTAACAAATTGATAGGATTGAAATTAACTTGTTTTTCAGCTGTAAATTTGCTTTTAATCTTagcaaattaagtgatttaaattccaaattttcttgttttatttATCTAATTTCTGTATAGATATATTGATGGGGTTTTTACACCAAACAATTCAGCAACATTATCTTGTGAAGCTGAGGGAAAATAAAATCCATGGGATATTATTTCATAGATGTGGAAGTCTAATCTTGTATGATAATTAGATTACTTTGTAATTAAGTTGAAAGGCCCACATATCTAATCACTAATGGAATATTTCCTAATGTGGTCTAATCTGCTGGTTGTTAATGATGGGAAAGTATGTGCTAGTGATGTACTTAAAAGGCAATTAAAAAGCTTAATCTAACTTGGGTTTGAACTAAAAGGTTGTTtgagttaaaattttctaacttaaaACTGAAATACTCAACGCTTTTCTTGTATAAATCCCACTatgtttgaaaacaaaaaattgtaATGAAAATTCCTTACAAATTGTATTCTCTATTGTGGtgagaaattataataaaaactgTAAGCAACATTGTTTTATAGTTTAATTCAATAAGCTTATACCATTCCtcttttaattatgaaatttgaatcTTAACATTCCATGACTtcatttgcatacaacaataccctacaaaatatatattaatacaaGACAAAGTATCATGGAAGTCCCAGATTGTATTTTGGATAAATTAGTCTATGTACGTCAGATTACtggtctttttgttaaaaatttcatctatttttattgttaaaaactggcatGACTGGCAGAATAACAAGATAGTTATACATAACATGCCACATGTACCTCGTTCTGATGTATAGTGACCAGTTTTTATCGgtagaaatgaatgaattttttatcaGAATATctagtttgctctttaatctaacatacaaGAACTAATTTGCCCTTGTGTtaggagttggattgcattttgtcccttCTTCTAAACatgggcaaattagtccatgtacattagatcaaagaggaAATTAgtccttctgttaaaaattaCATCCATTTCtatcattaaaaatttcatccacgtGCAACTAATTGGTTATTCTATCAGCCAAGCCATTATTTACCATAGTTGAAGTAGGTCAAgaatgttaaaaatatatttccAAACACTTCATTATTCATAAAGGGAAATGTAGTTAGAGCTTGATACTATCAAAAGGTTAGATATTCAGCATGCGAGGGTGAGTTAGCagatattttttcatttatgaaGTTAGGCATTGAGTATAGAGGGAACAATCCTTCGGGTATACGTAGAATTCAGTCGGGTAGATGTCCATTTTGGAAAATATCCCAATCTATGcatactttcatattttatatatatacatacatatacacaaatAAAGGCAATTTAGGTTATCAATTAGTTATCCTTTTTTCTAGGAATGGAAAACTTTTGCTTTAAGACCTTACCTtgtatttttcttcattttttgctGGTGATTGCTACTTGTCCCACAATTATTTTAAGTTCAACAAGATACTTACGTTCTCATATTTGAGAGATTTTATAATAAAGTTAATTCTTTTTGTTTAATATCTATTGATTTTATATTGGATGTTTAGCATGGTGACATGTTCTTGCATGAAATGCTTGCCTATAATGTCTTCCAACTTTGTCATCGGGTATgtgtacataaaataaaatagttcGGGTCCAAATAAATGCATTCGACCTTTTAAGTCCATTTTCACGGTAAAAGTGTCATGAAACATTTCTATATTaagagtcagattgtattttgactctttactcaaaaaatagataaattattagTGCTTttacgttagatcaaagaatctgtaaaaaaaaatttatccatttctattattaaaaactaaTCCTTTTACATTAGCCTAAGGTACACATGGTACACCGCGTGTCACTGTCTGATTATTCCATCAGCCACGATAAATTTTAACAGTACAaacaaatagttttttttaatataaatgatcaattttctttttaatttaatgctcagggatcaatgaattttttaagttaaatagataaaatgtaatctaacttcTAGTACAAAAACCTTCACAATACTTTTATCCATTTTTGCCTAGTATTTGAAGGGGTGTCCTAAGACCCataaaattatttgttgattGGACTTGTTTAAATTTTTGGTTGGCAAGTGATTTGGGCATGTTCATTACAAAAAGCCCATTTTATGGATTTGGATGTTTGGGCTTATTGACCATTTAaccattattttttgtttatattttattacaaatatattttatattactaaattacaaaattaaaaaattataaaaaatataagaatatataatttataatatatataaaagcacgagGTAGAAAAAACTTTTGAACCGAAGAGAATATCCTTTTCTttcatcatattactaaattgacatttaaaaataattataatatttaatttagaattattagttaaaaaagtttacttaaaataaaatttatgataattatacatttaaaaataattataattttataaaaaatgtgataattatatatttaaaaataatataatataatttacaattattaattttaaatttttttatataaacaaagttttgctaattttaaaataaataattaatagaacTCTAAGaaaaatttgtgataattataattgaaattttatttacaattattagttaaaaataattttgatattattataaaaaatgacttcattgtttttaaaaaaaagtagtgttaattttattaatgtaaaatagaattattaattaaaaatagaactctaagcatcttaattatcacttaattagtattagtattatataccaattaaaatttaactttaactTTCTAAATAACATTCAACATCTAAGAAAAATTATTcgtagaaaaaagaaagaaaaggagattGTTAACAACAATAAgttagaattatataaaaaagaatggAGCATTAAAACCATGATTCTTTGAAGAGGCAATAGCGAAACATATTCGAACAACAATGGTACCAGAGAGAGAGAAATTATTTCAATTGATGAtgagataatataatattatatatttttttaattgttgtaAGTTGTTTACACTATATGAAGCAAGTAATCTTAAATccgtttttatttgtttatgattTGTTTGGTGCAAATGAGAAACATTTTgtggatttattttgaaaataaatttaaatttaaatttaaataattatttttaatcattattattaaatataaccattaattTAGTGCAAATATCGTTTGTATTTACTTTCTTATATAgtttcaaatttgtatatttgTAATCTCCCCAACTTGACCTAGCGTTAAGGCTAAAATCAGGAGATTACACTGGTCACCGAAATGACCCACTAAGATTATAGATGTTATGAAAcagtcattttaaaatttttgtttatttttgaagaaaaacttaGCGTGTTATCTTCTTTTTACTAAAAGTTACAATTTTATTTCCAAAACGATTGATTTTAGGGTTTCCTTAGCAAATGTTGATTTCTAGTTTTATGTACTTTATTTCAAAAACTATTCACTCAATAATGCATCGGAAAAGTGATGTTGAACATAGTTATTAATGAAAACCAGATTTCATGCAAATTTAAAACAAGTTCAAATTTCAATAATGCTAAAATCAAAGTAAAAGTCATACATGCCAAATAAATCCTAAAACCTATGATCCTATTTTacctcatggtaaccattatattTTCTTTCATGAAAAAATCAATTACTAATAAATAGTTATTAAATAATTTGTCTTAAACAAACAACCCGCGGTCAAGATACTTTTCCATCAACCATGCAATATCAATGAGATGATACCATTTACTTTTTATTAGGCtatgaattttgtttttttttttaaagtaaagttACACCATAAGTCATATATCCAACATACCAACTTTTGCCTCTATTATCAATTGAGCTCAGATTTTCAACATATTAAAGtatatgagttacatacgcatagTCAGTTACTCATTCAAGATTGAGGTAAATCACACTATAAACGTCACAATTGAATAAACCTATAAACGAATCTAGGATAAATTCAATTTGGGTCCTATTGGATGTATTGTTAGTCCAAACAATCACacttatgtctctatcttctaagagtcaTCCGTTTCGGCACCCAAGACAATATAGCCTCTGAATAACAAAAATTGTTAATAAtgaaactaaaatatttttaatgaaaaaaaaacacaatcaGAGTTGAGCCTTCCGGATGTTGTGTCTGCGTCCTAACTTGgtgggttatctgtaaagatGAAAATTAAAGGGGGTGAGCTTAAGAAGCTCAGTGTGCGTTCATTCATAAGAAAATCAATGTGAAACAATAATCATAGCATACAAAATAACAAATCTTAgaataatcaaattcatataaCAATTCACAATTCATAGTATTAGTTTTTCATATTAACACATCACtataatattttagaatttatagtttTGTATGCACATGCTTATGAATGGTAATGCAATTTCAGTTTATCAAAAAAGGTCTTACCCAACTTCGCTATACACCACACTATAAGCTCCCCCAGAACTCATCCAACCTTATACACCGGGTTGTGGATAAATGACCATTGATTCGTAGATAAACTACCACTTTGTTTGTAAAAATTTTGGGCAAACCAATagtatttttagataaaaatatttgcAGATAAATTGCCACTTAGTTCATGGACAAACCACATATTTGCAAATAAAAACTGCCACTGggtttgtggacaagccaccattATTTGCAAATTATTAAACTACCACTTGTACATATCGCCCCActccatgcaatgcaatatggcaTGCTTTGTAATAGAACAATTCAACACTAGCAGTACtcatgcttaacatgtatttAATTCAACACTAGTAATaatcatgcttaacatgtattcaaTTCAATACTAGCAATAGACATGTTTtataggggtgtgcaaaattcgggtaaaaccgaaaaaattcggttaaccgaccgaattcggttaatcggtcggttaaccgaattttttcggtcgggggtcggttaattattttttaatttttcggttaacggttaattcggttcgaaaccggtcggttaaccgaattttttcggttaaccgaaaaaattaataaataaaattataatatataaataggcccactattcacctaaacccaagtattcaacccaacccaattacccaactcaacccaatcataaaattaaattacaaataatttaataaataaaaataaaattttaaaactaagactaaaactaaagtctaaaagtctaaaaataatttaattatgtagtgattcaatttggttaatttggttaattcgggtaattcggttaattcgggtaattcggttaattcgggtaattcgggtaattcggttgattcgggtaattcggttaattcggttaatttttaaccaaaaataaaaaatgttaattcggttaaccgaccgaattaatcgaaaaaatttcggttcggttaatttttttgaaaaaaatttcagttcggttaacggttaaatattttgaaaggtcggttaattcggttaatgttatttcgagtcggttaaccgaatgaacacctcTAATGTTTTATCATGTACTTAGTAGGGTTGAGTCATTATAAAAAACTGCACCTAATTGAGCCCTCGATcctctaaaaaaaatcaattggctCCTTTCGTTAACAAAAACCAATATTGATCGGTTTGATTATTAACGGTTGATGATTTGGTAGACAGAATTGACCAGAACACTCCACCTAGTCGTACAGAAGGTATGATGccgatttggaaaaaaaaatctatttacaCATTGGAAGGTCGATTATTAAAGCAACATTTTCTAACGTAATAGTCACATCCTCGAAAGGAAAATGGAATGTAAACATTTTTTGCCTCCATCTTTTCAACAAGGACGCAACCAACTTCggaatgatattgaaatttgCTATCGATGATGTAACATCCCTTATCCAACCCCACAATTGGCATGGATAAGTGATGTCATATTGACACTTTATCattttacacaatttctttctttAAAACATCATTTTCCCACTCGTTATAAACccttttaatcaatttttaacaTTTACAAAGCTTTGAATACATTTTTAGAATCATTTTGAATCATTATCGGGTTATTTGGATATGTCTAATACAAAAACGAGGTTTTGAGAGCAAAAAACTATTAGGATCTATTGCCCTCAATATAGTTACTTTTGTCATATATTCTGTtaatttttcgaatagattggtttaataaaatttcatcattcatattattatcttttgtatttgtcctcaatggtttttgcacacaaatCAAAATGTAGAAGAAAATATTGGttcattgattatctaatgtttaactaatattaagttacaTCATGCGATTTAATCATGATGCGAGAATACAACTTATATTAATAGGCAATCTAAATCAACCGTAGTTTGAAGAatcaaaattgggaaaattgattCAAGAGACTAACATGTTATCTATCAAACCCAACTGGGGAGATATATTGTTTTGGGTGCCGAAACAGAtgactcttagaagatagagacataagtGTGATTGTTTGGACTAACAATACATCTAATAAGACCCAAATTGAATTTATCCTAGATCTGTTTATGGGTTTATTCaattgtgacgttcatagtgtgatttACCTCAATCTTGAGTGAGTAACTGActatgcgtatgtaactcatataCTTTAACATGTTGAAAATCTGAGCTCAATTGATAATAGAGTCAAAAGTTGGTATGTTGGACAACTTATGGTGTaactttactttaaaaaataaaaaacaaa containing:
- the LOC107940763 gene encoding mini zinc finger protein 2 isoform X1: MRLKGSPSLIRFGNRSTKMRKRQVVLRREEPPRSSSTNSSLTSRSVRYAECQKNHAAGVGGYAVDGCREFMASGEEGTTAALTCAACGCHRNFHRREVETEVACDCSSPPPSNGA
- the LOC107940763 gene encoding mini zinc finger protein 2 isoform X3, which encodes MRKRQVVLRREEPPRSSSTNSSLTSRSVRYAECQKNHAAGVGGYAVDGCREFMASGEEGTTAALTCAACGCHRNFHRREVETEVACDCSSPPPSNGA
- the LOC107940763 gene encoding mini zinc finger protein 2 isoform X2; its protein translation is MRLKVRFGNRSTKMRKRQVVLRREEPPRSSSTNSSLTSRSVRYAECQKNHAAGVGGYAVDGCREFMASGEEGTTAALTCAACGCHRNFHRREVETEVACDCSSPPPSNGA